From the Orcinus orca chromosome 7, mOrcOrc1.1, whole genome shotgun sequence genome, the window CCAGCTGCGCCCTGCCCGGGCGAGCGATCCACGCCGCACGTGATGGGCCCCTGCATGCACCCACGGGGCCTGGCTCAGCGAGCCCAGGCCTGCGGCGCCTTGGGGAAGCTCTGGCTCTCGCCGGCCAGCCCGCTCAGAGCAGCGGGGGAAGGCCGGCTCCGGGGTCCGAGGCGCATGGATGAGACGGCGCGTGCGGCCGCGTACCTGGGGCAGCGGCACGGCTAGTGGGCGACGAGACAGGCCGTCGGTGGCGAGTGAGGGACAGAGCGCAGGTCGCACACAGcaatgagcccgtgtcccctcccTCCGccgctccccccgcccctccgcagcgcgcgcgcgcgcaggcGGCTCCCACCCCCGTCCAGTCCGCCCGGGCCCTGCAATCTGCACGCGCCGCGCGCCAGGCCCGCCCCTCCCCACCGCGCCGGGCCAGGCCAGCTGGCTTAGCCCTCTCCGGCCGGTTTAGGCTAGTTCCCGGGCGGCGCGCCGTTCCAGAACTTTCCGGGAAGCGCCGGGCTCTGTGTGAGTCAAGGGTCAAATCACGTCATTTCCGGGAGGGGAGGTGAAGGGTAAGTACTCTCACCTCGGCTCGCGGCCTAGAAAAGCCTAGAAAAGCCTAGAAAGAGCTCCTCTTTCCTTCCGCCTACCGGTCCGCGCGTCAGTGGCCTGCGCAGAGGCCGGGAAACGAATCGTGGCGCGCACAGGTGCGGCCGCCCCTTTtctgggggaggggccgggggcgaGGACGAGCGCGCCTGCGCGCTAGGAGGTCTTTTTTTCGAGTTCACGTGGCAGGGGGGTCGGACTGCGGATTTCTCCTTTCGGCGGCGGCCAGAGAGCGAGAGTACGAAGTGTTGCAACCCGAGTCATGGTGAGTCCCGCGTGGGCTGGAGGCCGGCGGGCCCGGGTTGGCCTGGGGCGCACGGGGAGTCCTTTGGGCCTGGAGGGAGGGGTAGGGGCCACTCAGAGACCCGCGCCCGCCCGAACCCTGGAGAGGCGAGGGCCCCCCCCCCCGACCCTTTCCACCTCGGAGGGCTCTTTGCACGCGCGTGTGAGGCAGCGTGTGTGTCAGGGGATGGGAATCCGGACGCACGCGCAGTGGCCGACCCACGTCTCTTGCGGGACATTAGTGGGTGTGTAATCGCTTTGAAAAAAGCACGGCTCCAGGCCGAGGGACTTCAATGTTTGCTGACGATTTACAGAAAAATCCGACGAAGGAGAATACTTGACCTTGGGAGATACTAAGGTTGTCCTGGAAGCTCGTCTGGCTGCTGACCAAAGGAGCAACAGTGATCCCTAACACACATAGGGAATGGGAAATTAAACTCGGAATTTAGAGCTGAACGTTCAGAGGTGTTGCCTTTGAATGAAAAAATCTGAGTTTTGTCGTTAACTTTGAAAGCCATTTGTGGCCTGTTCAGAATACATTGTTTCAAATCTAACATTTTTCTCTCTATAGGCAGGACAGGCATTTAGAAAGTTTCTTCCCCTCTTTGACCGAGTATTAGTTGAAAGAAGTGCAGCCGAAACTGTAACCAAGGGAGGCATTATGCTTCcagaaaaatcacaaggaaaagtATTGCAAGCAACGGTAGTAGCTGTTGGATCAGGCTCTAAAGGAAAGGTAAATGGGGACTGAAATGGAACTAATTTTTTATGTGAAGGAGAGGGGGGGGGAAAACACTGGTTATTGTTAAAAGTAGCCTTTTAGGTAGCTTGTTATTTTAAAGATCAGTCCCTAGTGGGTTCGCACCTCATCTTTCAgcaaaaatgattttgaaaaaaaaatcgcTTCTTTTATATGATGGGGAGTTCCACAGTATTAAAATCAGACGGCACAAATTTGAACTCTTGGTCTAACCTCTAACACTGAAATTGCCATAATCCTTTTAATCACTTTCGGCCTTGGTTAGCATATAAAAGGAGCTGGCTGGGCTATTGTAGTCATTCTCCAATTAAGGGTTAGACCTCAGACCTCTGAAAGTGTCAACTAGAATACGCAATAAATGCCCTTGGGGGTCAAATATGTTAATTGCATTGTTCCAGTTGCCTCTAAGAAAGGTCTAGCAAGGAGCTATCCTGGAGTTAGGAATAGGAAGGCTTTGGGCACTCTGCCTCAATCCCTCTCCCCAAATCTGCTTTGGAGGAACAGAAGTTGAATCTCAAAAGAAGTGTATGTTCCAAAGTCAGAAAGAAGACTCAAGTTTTTGTGTGTTGAAAGAAGTTAAACATGACCATTGTACATGTAGTTTTAAAAACTGGTTTACTTCGTATACTTGAGAGGTTATGTTAATATTTAACGATCAAAAAGCTTACAGTTAGTTTTTCCAGTATAACTCTTTGAACCTTTACACTGAAATCAGGTTTTAGTTTAAGCTACTGCATGTGCATTATTTCAAAGTGTAACTCTACAGTGATATGTTTGAGTGAAGAACTATGGTtgtataaattatatcatttggCCACAAAGTCCTTTTTTAACATTTGATTTGAATGAGCACAGTTGATTAATAAAAGTGTAAATATTTGGTCAACTAGATGTCTTTActaataaacatctttattttcttaagggTGGAGAGATTCAACCAGTTAGTGTGAAAGTTGGAGATAAAGTTCTTCTCCCAGAATATGGAGGCACCAAAGTAGTTCTAGATGACAAGGTGTGTAAACTTCATATTATTAAGGAGAGGCTAAGTATTTGCTGTTAGTTTTCCTAACTAACCGTTTCTCTGTTTGCAGGATTATTTCTTATTTAGAGATGGTGACATTCTTGGAAAATACGTCGACTAAAATAAGTCACTATTGAAATGGCATCACGTGAAGCTGCCACTGAAGTTCTGAAATCTTTCATCATGTAAATAATTCCCgtgtttcttttataataaagtaatgATATCCAAACTAATGATATTCAGTGTCTCTGAAATTTAGTTTCTCTGTATTGATTTAAACATTCccaaataaaagtatataaatgaATGGTTTATCTTTATTTAGTGATTTAAAGATGGTTTTTAGTTtatggggctttttttttttttttttagaaataaccTGCAGAGAATTCAGGGAAACAGGTTTTCAGTTTGCAAGCTGGCTTTTTACATATATAGTTGATGCTGATAGAAAGCCATAGATTTACACttacttaacattttaagaaGGTAAAGACAAATAGCAACATTCTGACCTCATTTATATCAAACATTTCAGTGTAGTTTGTTTATGAAATCTAGTCTCATATGTCTTATTTCTTaagttatattttgaaaaacttaacacttccagtttttaaaacaaCACTACTACATAATTTACTTAGCAAAAATTCGAAGGTAGGGTATAATAGCTCACACTGGCTGGGTGccttctatatgccaggcatagctaacttttttttttttccttcggcacgcgggcctctcatcgctgCGGCCTCtaccgtcacggagcacaggctacggacgcgcaggctccgcggccatggcctcctttttttgtttgttttaattattttgtctttggctgcattggttcttcattgctccgtgcgggcttttctctagttgaggtgagcgggctactccttgtggtggcttctcttgtggagcacgggctctaggcacacgggcttacttgctctgccgcatgtgggatcttcccggaccagggctcaaactcatgtcccctgcactggcaggcagattcttaaccactgcaccacaggggAAGTCCCCATAGCTAACTCTTAAGCATTTTCCAGGTACTGGCCTCCATTGTAGGTACTTTCATATAGCGGATGGTTTAATCTTTTAACAGCATATGAGCCAGGTACTGTTCGTGTCTTGCAGATAAGTAAGGTGGggcacagaggggttaagtaatAACCAGGGACACTGTAGGAAGTGGCAAAGCCAGTATTTGGACATAGGTAGTCCACATTCAGATGCTGTCTAAAACTTCATCCTTTATGGCCTCTGCTACTTTGTCAGCCAATCCTAAGTACTTAATACACATTTCAGTCCTGGTGATAATGACTATGGAAAAGGGGAGGGGTTATCTAAAAGTGTCTGGCAATTGCTAAGTATCTAGTATACAATTTATTGAGTTTAACAAATGGGAAACTGACAGAACTGGATAAATAGCTTGATTTAGCTATAGCAGCCAGGGAGAATTAAGATTTGAACCCAAACAATCCTACAACAAAGTTGATTACCAACCCCTAAACATGTCTACCTCTCAGCTACCAGCTCTTTCTGCCTTGCAGTGAAATTTGTTGCCTAGTTTTGGTTGCTTATAAACTAGTCTATGATCATGTCTTTTAAAAGTTGTGTTGCATGTTTTTCTTGTGTAATCAAAGTCTAGATGAAGTTTTAAGTAACATGGAATAATGGTCTCAACTTTTGATCACGTCCCCATCAGTAAAATATTACGTATGTGTATTTACATTAATGTATGCGTTAGTGCCATTTGGTATATAAGGCTTTTGTCATATTTGGGTAAAAAGATTAGAAACTCTTggtctttcctggtggcacagtggttaagaatccgcctactttccttaaaaactaaaaatacagttaccatatgacccagcaatcccactactgggcatatacccagagaaaaccataattcaaaaaagacacatgcaccccaatgttcattgcagcactatttacaatagccaggtcatggaagcaacctaaatgcccatcgacagacaaatggataaagaagatgtggtatgtatatacaatagaatattagccata encodes:
- the HSPE1 gene encoding 10 kDa heat shock protein, mitochondrial isoform X2, whose product is MAGQAFRKFLPLFDRVLVERSAAETVTKGGIMLPEKSQGKVLQATVVAVGSGSKGKGGEIQPVSVKVGDKVLLPEYGGTKVVLDDKDYFLFRDGDILGKYVD